The Anolis sagrei isolate rAnoSag1 chromosome Y, rAnoSag1.mat, whole genome shotgun sequence genome contains a region encoding:
- the LOC137094686 gene encoding uncharacterized protein: MATKVQEQGLDASCSDPVEEQDAGSSIVAEHQDLARDEPEAVGECSGAEAGHSEMPPQPPAQCPATSLQVKQEEEPNTDPSLVPPPAKIAVPVPVPPVGEGKGAKRMMEDDGDIFKEMPDVCQDARESRRGMLLPDLFGEAHQAHSSQDGGCAKVEHAVPCLPNLGSENQRKRFRGFAYKETEGPQVAYERLQELLFQWLKPEARSKEEIVEQLVLEQFLSLLPEDVQRWVRERHPENGDEAVALAEDYQFLHPEPGRRPYPERTRQRSSARSWLR; encoded by the coding sequence ATGGCAACCAAGGTGCAAGAGCAGGGCCTGGATGCTTCTTGCTCTGATCCTGTGGAGGAACAGGATGCAGGTAGCAGCATTGTGGCTGAGCATCAGGACTTGGCTAGAGATGAGCCTGAGGCAGTGGGTGAATGTTCAggagcagaagctggccattCAGAGATGCCACCCCAGCCTCCAGCTCAGTGTCCGGCCACAAGCTTGCAGGTTAAACAAGAAGAGGAACCAAATACGGATCCCTCCCTGGTGCCTCCTCCTGCAAAGATAGCAGTGCCAGTTCCTGTGCCCCCGgtaggagaagggaaaggagcaaAGCGGATGATGGAGGATGATGGTGACATCTTTAAGGAAATGCCTGATGTCTGCCAAGACGCTAGGGAGTCAAGAAGGGGTATGCTCTTGCCAGATCTCTTTGGGGAAGCCCATCAGGCTCATAGCAGCCAAGATGGAGGATGTGCCAAGGTGGAGCACGCTGTTCCTTGTCTCCCCAATTTGGGCTCTGAAAATCAGCGTAAACGCTTCCGGGGCTTTGCATACAAAGAGACTGAAGGGCCACAAGTGGCTTATGAGCGACTCCAGGAACTCTTGttccagtggctgaagccagaagCCCGCAGCAAGGAAGAGATTGTGGAGCAGCTGGTCCTTGAACAATTCCTGAGCCTCCTCCCTGAGGATGTCCAGCGCTGGGTTCGGGAACGCCACCCTGAAAATGGAGACGAGGCTGTGGCCCTGGCAGAAGACTATCAGTTTCTGCATCCTGAGCCTGGAAGACGACCCTACCCAGAGAGGACAAGGCAGCGGTCTTCAGCCAGGAGTTGGCTCCGCTGA